DNA from Conexivisphaera calida:
CAACGACATGGGGCTCTCGCTGGCGAACGCACTCGCTGGTCTGGAGGCCGGTGCCGATCAGGTCCACGCCACCGTCGGTGGAATCGGCGAGAGGTCTGGGATAACTGATCTGGCGCAGCTCGCGGTGGCGCTTACGGTAATTTATGGAGCGCAGATGAACGCTAGGATAAACATGCTCAAGGATCTCTACGATCTCGTGTTCGGCTACCTGGGTTTCAGGCCGTCTCCGTTCATGCCCCTCCTAGGGGAGAACGCGTACAAGCATAAGGCCGGCACGCACATAGCTGCGGTGCTAAGCAATCCTATAGCATATGAGGTGGTTCCGCCACGCTTCGTCGGCGCCAAGAGGAAGTTGGTGTTCGGCGAGCTCCTGGGGAAGAACGGCGCCGCATTCTTCCTGAAGCTCATGGGACTGGAGCCCAGCGATGCCAGCGCCAGGGCGTTCGCCGACGCAATGAAGCGGCTCCAGATGGGCGATATGTTCGAGTTGGAGCTCGATGAACGCCTGGAGAGGCTTTTCATGGAGTCGCAGAGGAACCTGGAGGGCTGATCAGTATGGTAAAGATCACCATGTTACATGACGTCGTGAGGCTCGAGGAGAAGATGCTCGTCGACGCGGCATCCAAGAGGAACATCGACGTGAAACTCGTCGACACGAGAAGCATCAGGTTGGATTCGCACGGCTCGATCGACGGGGTAGTAGATGCAGGCGACATCGCGTTTCAGCGCAGCGTGAGCTACTACCGTCATCTCCACGTCACTGCCTACTTGGAATACCTCGGGGTACCGGTCGTGAACAGCCTGCAGACGGTCACCGTGGCCGGCAACAAGATGCTGACCACGATGGCGCTCGTGCGGTCCAAAGTGCCCACGCCTAGGACGCTCGTCGCATTCTCGAGGGACGGCGCCATGGAGGCGTACTCCGAGCTGGGAGGAACCGCGGTACTCAAGCCGGTCATGGGCAGCTGGGGCAGGCTCGTCGCACTCCTAGACTCCAGGGCTGCGGCCCAGGCGGTCTTCGAGGACCGCGAGGAAATGGGCCCCATCCACCAGGTATACTACCTGCAGGAGTACGTGAGGAGGCCCCCCAGGGACATAAGGACTTTCGTGGTGGGCGATCGCGTGGTCGCCGCGATATACCGTTATCAGCCGCCCGACGACTGGAGGACCAACACGGCCAGGGGAGGGAAGGCCGAGCCCTGTGAGATCACCCGCGAACTGGAGGACATCTCCCTGAGGGCGGCACAGGCCGTGGGCGGCGGCGTGCTGGGCGTGGACGCTATGGAGACGGAGGACGGGCTTCTGGTGCACGAGGTCAACCACAATCCGGAATTCAGGAACAGCGTCAAGGTAACCGGCATAGATATTGCGGGCCACATGATAGAGTACGTCGCGAGCCAGGCAAAGAGGTAATTGTCATGAGTTTGGAGAACCGTGAAGAGGTAAAATTCCTCGTGGACATGGTAAACATCTATTCTCCGTCGGGGCGCGAGGCCAGGATATCCAAGTACCTGTATGAGAAGATGGCGTCCGATTTCGCGTTCGACGATGTGAAACTGGATGACGTGGGAAACGTTATAGGAACCTATAGGGGAAAGCGCCCCTCAGTCCTGCTCTGCGGCCACATGGACACGGTCCCGGGCAGGCTTCCAGTGAGAGTTGAGGACGGCTACCTGCTGGGCCGCGGATCGGTCGATGCTAAGGGGCCATTGGCCGCGATGATACTGGCGGCGCATTCCCTGAGGGCGAGTGGGTACGAGGGCGAGATAATCGTGGCGGCAGTCGTCGACGAGGAGGGCAGGGGCAGCGGCGCAAAACATCTAGCCAGGAGCAACCTAGGCGTCGATTACGCCCTGCTGGGGGAGCCGAGCGGCATACATCAGATAACCGTGGGATACAAGGGCCGCGTGCAACTCCGCGTGAACGTGGAGACCGAGGGGTTCCATGCTAGCTCACCCTGGCTTGGTAAGAGCGCATTCATGCACTCCTTGGACATAATAAACAATGTACGCGGATACGTGTCTAGGGAGGGGGGAAGCAGCCCATTTGATTCTCTGACCATGTGTGTCACCATGATCCAGGCCGGCGTGGCCACCAATGTAGCTCCTCCGAACTGCTCCTTCACGCTCGACATAAGGGTGCCGCCGAGGCTCAGGTCCTACAAGGTGGTCAACGATCTACTTGCCATAGTCAAGGACTACGTCGATTCCACTGAGCATGGCGTGGACGTGCAGGTGGTGCCGGAGGAGATAACCGAGGCATTCCTAGTAGACAAGTCGAATCCCTTGGTCAGCGCGCTCTCCGCTGCTATACGTAAGGTGACGGGCAACAGCGCGCAGCTGGTCAGGAAGACCGGGACGGGCGACATGAACATACTCGGCTTCTCACTCAGCGTGCCCGCTGCCACCTACGGCCCCGGCGATCCTAAGATGTCTCACACAAACCACGAGCGTATAGATTTAAATGAATATCTGAAAAGCATAGACGTACTGAAGGAGGCAATAGGTCTACTATACTCTAGGCATAACGCTCAATCCTAATGGGGTCGGTTCGTCGCGAGCACATCATGGATCAGACTGGGACGGTTACCCTCATCCCCCGGTCTCCAACTACGTTCCACACATTTAACCCTTTAGCGATTCAGCTTCCTGGGCCCTTGGCATGCCTTGCATCTCCGTTTGGCGCTGGTACGCCAGCGGCTGATTTCCATAGGCCGCGAAGCGTTCCGGAGGACTTGATCGGCGTCAGGTAAACTTCACCTGTGCTAGATAGCGATATTGCAAGTATCACCGCGTCCAGTAGGCTGCCGCGCGCCATATCGACACGGAGCACGCATCTCCCTGTGATCTTCTCCATCCTGAGCCTAATCTGGGACTCGCCGACCGCCCCGAGGAGCCACCTCAGGTTGCGCGATATTTCGGGGAGTGCTTCATTCTCACGTCCGGCGCATCCCGCCACCTCTATGTACCGGGTTATTCCCCCGCGCAATCAGTCGACCCCCTCTCCGTCTTTAAAGGCGAGGTTCATCGTCAATCCTCATCACCGCCGATTCGTAGAGATATGTCTCCGCCCTCCGGTAGTCGCTCATACTCCAGAAGTTCCCAGCCAGCGTGCTGAGCGGGCTGTACAAGGCCCGGGGGCTCAGTAGCTCCTCTGGATGTCCGGCCCCGGATCCCATCAGGAGTGGCGCGTGGCGATCCAGCGCCAGCTGGAAGAGCGACCGGAGCACCCGGAGATCCAATGAGCCCCTCCTGCGCAGCTCCCTGATCTCGCTGAACTTCACCACGATCGCCCTCACGACGTTGGGATGCCTGCTCATGGCATCCTTCAGCTTCCGCAGGTCCAGCTTCGTCAGCCTGACCAGCAGCACCTCAGAGAGGTCGGCATTCGCGCCGAACTCGGACAGCCTCAGCCCAGGGCCCTTCTCCGAGTACTCGGACAGCCTCAGCCCACCCACCGTGCTCAACTTGGCGCTGCAGCCCGGCAGTCTCCTCGCCAATGCGAGCCTGAATCCCAAGCCTTGGAGGGACGTTACCAGATACTCGCATCCCTCCCCGAGCTCGACATACGCGTCTATCGGAATCAACTCACTTCTCCCTTGCCCTTTGCAGCACCCAGGATCTCCGCCAGCCTGAAGGCCGGCTCCTCCTTCCTGACGCCGGAGGAGACCATCAGCTCCACCGGATC
Protein-coding regions in this window:
- the lysX gene encoding lysine biosynthesis protein LysX — encoded protein: MVKITMLHDVVRLEEKMLVDAASKRNIDVKLVDTRSIRLDSHGSIDGVVDAGDIAFQRSVSYYRHLHVTAYLEYLGVPVVNSLQTVTVAGNKMLTTMALVRSKVPTPRTLVAFSRDGAMEAYSELGGTAVLKPVMGSWGRLVALLDSRAAAQAVFEDREEMGPIHQVYYLQEYVRRPPRDIRTFVVGDRVVAAIYRYQPPDDWRTNTARGGKAEPCEITRELEDISLRAAQAVGGGVLGVDAMETEDGLLVHEVNHNPEFRNSVKVTGIDIAGHMIEYVASQAKR
- a CDS encoding M20/M25/M40 family metallo-hydrolase, with translation MSLENREEVKFLVDMVNIYSPSGREARISKYLYEKMASDFAFDDVKLDDVGNVIGTYRGKRPSVLLCGHMDTVPGRLPVRVEDGYLLGRGSVDAKGPLAAMILAAHSLRASGYEGEIIVAAVVDEEGRGSGAKHLARSNLGVDYALLGEPSGIHQITVGYKGRVQLRVNVETEGFHASSPWLGKSAFMHSLDIINNVRGYVSREGGSSPFDSLTMCVTMIQAGVATNVAPPNCSFTLDIRVPPRLRSYKVVNDLLAIVKDYVDSTEHGVDVQVVPEEITEAFLVDKSNPLVSALSAAIRKVTGNSAQLVRKTGTGDMNILGFSLSVPAATYGPGDPKMSHTNHERIDLNEYLKSIDVLKEAIGLLYSRHNAQS